A region from the Lolium perenne isolate Kyuss_39 chromosome 4, Kyuss_2.0, whole genome shotgun sequence genome encodes:
- the LOC139830545 gene encoding uncharacterized protein, whose amino-acid sequence MASSSDQATNVSNIAGMLNGIEQLNGSNYVTWKEKLEITMALLSIDYALLNDPPEVPKENNENYEALKKEYDIIKAKWDDSNRKCLMMIKGSITQSMRGALPDCETAKGYFAKIEHQFKGSSKVYATSLIRRLIDEKYDPTGSLREHIMKKCNMAAKLKSMEMEISNGFLVHFIMSSLPPQFDPFMINYNAMDVKWEIDEMMARCVQEEERLKVDRI is encoded by the coding sequence CAACTAATGTCTCTAATATTGCTGGAATGCTAAATGGCATCGAACAGCTAAATGGCAGCAATTATGTCACGTGGAAGGAGAAGCTTGAGATCACTATGGCCTTACTCAGTATTGATTATGCTCTCCTTAATGATCCTCCTGAGGTGCCTAAAGAAAATAATGAAAATTATGAAGCCCTCAAGAAGGAATATGACATTATTAAGGCTAAGTGGGATGACTCTAATCGCAAGTGCCTTATGATGATAAAGGGCTCCATTACACAGAGTATGAGGGGAGCCCTTCCTGATTGTGAGACAGCAAAAGGGTACTTTGCAAAAATTGAGCATCAATTTAAAGGGTCTTCTAAAGTCTATGCAACAAGTCTTATCAGAAGGCTAATTGATGAAAAATATGATCCCACTGGAAGTCTTCGAGAGCATATTATGAAAAAGTGCAACATGGCCGCCAAACTAAAGTCAATGGAGATggaaatctctaatggtttcctcGTCCATTTTATTATGTCATCTTTGCCTCCCCAATTTGATCCATTTATGATCAACTATAATGCGATGGATGTTAAATGGGAGATTGATGAAATGATGGCGCGATGtgtgcaagaagaagaaaggctTAAGGTCGACAGAATCTGA